From the genome of Bos indicus x Bos taurus breed Angus x Brahman F1 hybrid chromosome 19, Bos_hybrid_MaternalHap_v2.0, whole genome shotgun sequence:
aagaagaacccaaagaaaaagataaaactgacATTATTTGCAGACTCCAAGTGACACTGAGAAACTGCTGGAACCAGGAAAGCAGGTGAGCATCCCACCACCCAGGTGGAGCCTCACCACCCTCACTCCAGAAGCTCCCAGTCCAGGCAGGGAATCCTGCAATGGCTCTCCATCACCTGCAAGGGTGATTTGTAAAGAGCATTTTCTTCTGGCAGCGGCATCCTTCTCATCACATAAAACCTCAAGTGGATCCTGAGTGGAGGGTGGGCACATGGAGTCACTCTGgctggaaggaaggggagaggagggtggaGAACCTGGGGGCCCCACTCCGAAGGTGCAGCAGTGTCTCAGACAATGCCCACAAGCACCTGTGCAACCTCAAGGGCTCCAGAGGTGAGCATCTGCCGCCAGGCTGCCAACCCAGGCTGGCGCCACCATAAGGTCTCCATTAGGAAAGACCCTCTCCAGCCACAAGCCAGAGGCCTAAGCTGGACTCTGGATGAATGCACAGAGCCTCCTTAGGGGccaagcccaggaggcagggtgCCCAAGACAGTCCCAGGGCAAGACATTCCTTGGTGCCCAGGAATCTAAGACACTGAGAAATCTACAACATGCCATTCCTGAAAACAGGGTCTGTGAGCACTGCTGAGGGAACAGTCACAAAGAGGGACACAAGCCCATGGGGGCTTTGCCCTGTGACTCATGAAAGCCCTCCTGGACAAAGTCCCAGAGGCACTCCGAGGGGAAAGTCCTGCATCGGCACCCAGCTCAAGCACCTGATCCAACAGAAGTCATGCCTGTCCTCCCTCTTAGGAGCTCTGCCAAGACTGCAACTGAccagggcagggctggcctgACCTACAGAAGACCAGAGATGGCCTTGGGGGCTGGCACCATCAGACAGCGGGGAGGCAGACACTGGCCACATGCCTCACTTCTGCAGAGATGCTGGCCACCTGGGGGTCCCCTTGCTCAGCATGATCCAAGATGCAGGGTTCCGGCCACTGTGCATGTCTGTGTATGGTCAGAGCAAAAGATGGGAGCGGGCCTCACTGCAGGGGAGGGTGTGAGACTCACGATAGCTCAAAGGTGCCCACAGACAGCCTCAACATCTACAAAAGCCCCACGCTGCCCTGATGGCAGGTGTCTATGCAGTAAGCTgtactgggttgaccaaaaagttcgttctggtttttccatagtatcttacagaaaaacctgaatgagcttttgggccaacccaatacctcAACAGAGTTGATCAGACAGGAAAATGGCGTCACAGAGGCAACCCAGAGCCTGCGCCCTTCCATCCGAGCTCAGAGAGGGCCATGCACCTTCCTCCCAGCCGTGGCTCAGGTGGCCACCAGGAACTTTCCACAAATGTCCAGAAGAGATGTCCAAGGCCCGACCACAAGGCCACAACATTTGTGAAGAGTGAGCAACTTCACCCTCTTCTGGCCAGCAATGGGACACAACGGGTGAGCTGGGGAACGCCTGGCTCAGGAGTAAAGGTGGCATGGCACAATCAAGGCCAAACCACCTTCACATCAGTGCCGGTCAAACCCACCAGCCTAGCAGAAGGCGAGGTACCAGCTCTGAGGCTCTAGAAAGGATGGCTCTGTTGACTGTGACGTGGCCACAGGGACACACAGGTTTGTCAAAACCCATCTACAGTACATCTAAAGTGGTGCCTCAAGAAAGTTAATTTCAAgcaaaacaaagccaaaacatCACTTCCCTGAGAAGATGAAAACGTACCCAAGTGACCCTGCTGTACCCTAGGCTGACCAGCCACGAGGTCAGGTGCTGTCAGGAAAAAAGACTCCAGTGCCCAGCCCAGCTCACCCCTTACCGGCTCCGGCTCTGGCTGGGGCTCTTGGCCAGGCCTCGACTTCTTCGGCTTGGAGGGGCCTGCAGGGCTGGAGAAGGACTTTGGCAGTTTGGCTGAAGATGACATCAGAGGCCTGGCAGACCCGGAGGAGCCCCCCAGTCGCTGTCCCCCACCAGAGAAAGGAACAAAAGGGGCAGGTGGGGGCTCCTTCGAGATCTGCTTCGCCTGAGCATCTGCTGGTTTCGGGCCTAGGCCATCCACGCAGCTGGCACCCGGGCTCACTGCCTCATCCTTACGGCTCACATCGCCCTGGCTGAGCCCTGCCGAATTCAGCGGGAGCAGAGGGCTGCTGGCTGCCTGGTCAGCCGACATGGAGGGGGTCGGGCTTCCTGGGCTTTTGCTCCAGGAGGCCCCAGGCTCCTGTTTGCTAGCAGGGTCACATCGCTTCATGGAAAACCTGAGTGGAGAGGCCCAGAAAGCAAGTGAAACTCCACACGTGGAGCCCTGGGTCTCATGGTGCCGCCCCCTAGCCTCTGATGACTACCAAACTGAACCCAGTGCCCCAAAAGCACCCCACAGCCCTTCCCAACCCACCTCACCTCCCGGGGCAAGGAATGTGCATGGGGTCACCATGCCAACCCTGCCAAGGGCAGATCCCCCCACCTGACGCTGCACCCTAGGGTGCCCAGCCCCCAGGCTGTGGGCAGGAGAAGCCACCGGCAAGGGTCTGGGCATCCCCATGTTTCCTGATGCCTTTCCTGTGAGACCCCCGTTTTCTAAACCACACTCAAAAACACGCCCCACCTGATGATCGCACTGCCCCCAGTAAGGCCCAGCGACTGCAGCGTGGTGCTCTGCAAGGCGGCTCTGCCGGTCACCTGTGAGGGGGACAGGACATCCTGCTGACCCCGTGCTGATGCAGCTCCCCATCCGCTGAGCCCGCCACATGCTGCCTCCCCGAGCCTGGGCACTATGTCACAGCACTGTGGGGTCGCCCTGCCAGCCCCAGCACCCAGAAGGCCTGGGTCCAGCTTCTGCACCCCAATCTACACCTGAGCATTTGTCTGCTCATCCATGTCTgtctccccaaccccaccccatccGAGGTCTGGGTGGGCAGGGCTCAGGCCTGGGTTAGCCACATCTGGCCAGCTGATGAACCCCCTGAGGGCCGGGACTGACCACGATGGCCTCGATCTGGGCCCAGGTGCCCAAGGCCCAGTGGTCTCTCTCCTGCAGGAGAAGATGTCTCCCCTCAGGTCCCTCCCACTCATAGCCCTGGAACCCTCACCCTgctgagccctgggtcaggaacctcAAGCTGGGAAAAATAGTTGGGTGTGGCCCATCCATACCAGGGGCCCCTCGGGGACAGTGGCCACCCTGGGCCAGGAAAGGGCACTTGGCCAGGGTTGAAACAAAAAGCCCCTGTGAGCCAGGGCACTGAGCGCCAGGAGGGTCCCCCGTCACGGGCGGGCGGGGACAGGCAGGGCCTCGGTGCCAGGCCAAGCCTGCACCACGCCACACTCAGTTTTGAAAAAGATCAAAACATGGagcaaagcaaatatttattaaaatgaaaccaCTTTTGTGACTCTTGGGCTTTGAGAGAAGCTGAGAAAACAAACAGGGCTCTGAGGGAGGTTTGGGAGCAGCCCGGGCGGCCCGCGGTCGGTTCCAGCGGAGCCGGCGTCCTGCCTTTTTTCCATGAAACACATCATGCTTTCAGGGCCCAAGTCTGCCCGTTGCTGCTTTGAAAGCAGGTCTGAGGGAGTGAATTTTCCAGATTGGAAAGTGGGGCTGGGCCTGTGTGGCAGCTAGGAGTGGGCGGCGGGGTGCAGGCCAGGTGGGCGGGTCCGCAGCTCACCTACCTCATCCCTCATGTACACGCAGACCGGGCTGGCCTCACACGGCCGCTCCAGACACTCCCTGTGAGGAGAGTGAAGAGAGCATCAAAGGCGGCCCCTGCCCAGGGACACTGCTGCCCTCAGGACGGCACCCTGGCCAGCGCCATGGGGAcccgcccaccctggccacccCACAGCTGGCCATCAGCCTGGCGgtctcccacccacccctggcctcggggcTCAGAGCAAACAGAGGACACGGAACAGGGGCCAGGCAGCACCAGTCACCTCTCAGATGTGCCTCACATCTCTGGCAACTGTCCCCACGGTCGGTGATGACAAGTCCTGGGGGACTGTGATCTGAGCTTTTATCTGAACCTGTCCCCTGAGCGGGTTGCTGCCACCAGAAACACCAGAATCACTTGGCACGGATCTATCACATGGACTCCAAGGAGACAGTAGAGCAACCCCGGGACTAACAGGGAGGCGGGCAACAGGCCCGGCCACCAATGCCCCTCCCCTGTAAAGCAGACCCCGAGATGGGAGGGGAGGGCCCTAGGGAAGCATAGCTGGGCATGCTGGAGGGTGGAGGGCATGTAGGTGCACAGTCGGGCACACACTCTCAGGAAAGTCCACACCACTTGCACCGGCCTGTACCTCGACGGCCATCGAGGTTTTAAGCACACAGTGGCCAAGCCCTGGCTTTGGATGGTTAAATTGCTGGTGGCAGGCCTGTGACAACCAACTCAAgttcatttcttcatctctgcCTTTCCTAACACATAACCATAGAACCAGCCCCCAAATAAAGGCCCATCCCAGACCCCAGCAGTGCCCCAGGCCTGTCCCTCTCCTCCAGGAAGGGTGATGTGCAGCAGGCAGGAGACCTGAAGCCCCCTTAGGCCATGCAGCTCAGCCCCAGCCGGGCCCCAGGGCTCAAACACAGAAGTGGCTGGGACGGGATTACACAGGTGCTGAGCTGGTAAACCTATGGACACTGGAACACTGCCTGGGCCACCCCAGACCCGGGACAGAGGACCCATGTCCTCTGGGCGGCTTCAGCATGCTTTCTCCCGTCTCTCTTGTCTGCTTTCGTGTTTTACAGGGCCAGGCCTCAAGAAAACACAAGACCCCAAAGTGCCAGAGAGTCAGCCCTTGCCAGGCCCACAAGCTCTTCATCCAGATGCCGAAACAGAGGAGCGAGGGAAGATACTCCAGCAAACAAGATCCCAGGCccagaaaggaagaaggaggggGAGACACAGGGGTCCTGCTCCTTTCAACGGCAACAGAGACGGCAGCTGCCTGGGCTCAGAAAGCTGGCTGACTGCCCATCGCAAGACAGCGGAGCCCGCTCTGCTCCTGGGGGCTCCGGCCACACGTCCTCCCTCCAAAATCCTCGCCTGCGGCACCTGAGGGCAGCCCAGGAACCGCAAATCACAGACAGGGACAAGAGCACGCAGCACCCGGGAAGGCCGGCCGGCCGGCCTGCCTGCTGTCCTCAGAGGCCTCTGGACATCAAACAGCAGCCCGGCTTTGATGTCGGCTCCTCCAGAGGGATCGGGTTCCCGCATGTGGGATCGGAGAGGAGGCCCCAAAACACGCTGAGGGGAGTGGCAGCTGCAATCGCTTCCAGACTCTCCTGGCCAATTAGCAGACTTCTCGTGTCCAGCCGAGGACAGCGGACCAGGAGGTTCCAGTTCATTGGCGAGCCGAAACCGGCACTCCCTGCCACAGGCCTCGCTGAAGATCCTCATTCTCAGAGGGAACTTGGCAGGGCCCTCCCGGGGACCCGTGCCCCTAGAACTGCCCTCAGctcccccagcccaggcaggGCCACTGGCCCAAtggggggtgctggggaggaTCTTGCTTCACTAAGGCCAGCACACCTGCTcctggggctgggccaggggGTCGGCCAAGGCCCTGCTGTCCTTCACCCACCACAGAGAGTGCCACCCTACAGACGTGGGCTCCCGGCAGGGCTCCCAGGGAAGTGATGCTGTGAACGGGGGGCAAGGCAGTTTATCTGGAGCCCCTTCTGTTTCTGTCACCTGTTTGGGCCTGACCAAGCGGGGCTGGTACAAACTCAGGTGCCTCTGACACAAGCCTGGCACCACAACACTCCTGGACAAGAAGAACCAAAACTGACAGAAATCAACCCAAACTAACAGAGCCATGCCTGCAGGCTCAGAGGGGCCCCTGAGGCCACCAGAAGGCCCAAGGGTGGGCGAGGCTATGTCCTGAGGGGCCAGGTGACTCACACCCACCACACTCAGCAACCCAGCCCATAAAGAGATGAGGTTAGCGCCAGATGGAGCAAGAAGGACGAGGACTGGCCAAATCACAGGGATTCCTCCCCCTGAGAAGACAGAACGGGAAGTTTCGAGAGCAAAGTGGCCTCTGGCCCTTCCAAAcaaggctgggggcggggagggaggcccGCCTGAGACCACGGAATGAAGAGTCCAGCATCTATGCCTTGTGTTAACTGCCCACAAGGCCCTGGGTCTGGGCTCTGCGTGACCACGGCTGGTCCCTAACCTCACAGGCAGCGCTTCTCTGCAGCCCGCAGTGCTTTGGGGACCATACAACCCCAAGAGAACAGGCAGACGGCCTGTCTTTCCCAAGGACCCCTAAATCCCTGCTCTTACTATCCACAGGGTGAACATGGCTGAGATGGACCAGCAGGCTCAGCCATGAAATCAGGCCAGGTGCCCAGGGGCAACGGCTTCAGGGGAGAATCGAGCCTCCATGGCATGCCTGGAGCCTCCCTGCAACAGACGCATGGGAAGTAGAGAGGGGGATGGGCCAGCCCACATGGAGCCAGTGCCGTCCGTAAGAGCTACCAGTCCACACGGGTGCTGAGCACACACAGGGCAGCCGGCCCAGAGGGAGGCCAGCTCCAAGTGTGAGACACGCCGAATTTCAAAGACCTCCTACCaacaaagaatgtaaaatatctcctTTTTCCTGTTGATTACATGTTCAGaggataatattttggatatactgaGTCAAGTTAATTATATTCCTAAAATTAATTGCccctgtttttacttttctttgatGTGGCTACCAGAAAATTCTGAATTACCTCCTTGTCCCGCACGTGTGGCCCACATGGCACATCCAGTGGACAGTCTGTCGCTCCAGATGCTGGCATCAGGGCCGGGCCACTGTCCACCGTGATCCCCAAGCAGAGGACCCACCGCCCGACCCACAGTGGACCCGGGATGCCGAGCTCACACCCGCAGCTCCCGGCCATGCACGGCGCCAGTCGCTCAGGGACGCTTACCACTTCCCAAAAGCATCAAGTGAGAAAAACTAACTTCCTGCTTGTCCCACTCTTGGGCACATGGAGACTTGGAATTCCCAGAgcctcccacccacccagccagtGAGGGAGCTGCTATGAGCCAGCTGGAGCTCCCTCACCACATTGGACCTGTCAGGCGGCCGCCCCCTACTCCGGCAGCAGGGCCCTCTTGTGGCCCCAGCCTGACTGCACCAGTTCACTGGGCATCTGGCCATGGTTTTGGCGCCAAAGCCGCCACCCACCCTCCCACATCTGAACCCTGCTTCACAGTTAGCTAATGCCAGCTTCCAAGCAAAGGCCCAGATCTGCGCTTCTGGAGACAAAGCCTCGGCAAGTGCCATCTACAGGTCCAGCAATTCTGCCTCCAGAGCAGATCTCAGGGCGGAGCAGTCGGCAGCTTGCTCAGAGAGTGCATGTGGTGCGTGTGTGACCTTGTGTGTCTAAAAATGGCTCTGTTTCATCCTCATCCCCAGAACTATCTAGCAAAACAGAGAATTCTAGAACAAATGCATTTCCTACAGTGTTCTGAAGGCACTGCGCGGCCACCATCCTGGTACTACCACGGAGAGCCCAAGCTCGAGCCCGCCACCCCAAGGGTGCGGAACCATCCCTGTATCCCCAGCTCCTGACGAGTCACAGTGATGCCACCAGATGGGGCCCCACGGCCAGGCACAGCCAGCCTGTCACTCGGAAACGCATACCCTTTGGTTCTAGGACCGCTTCCCACCAGCTTCCTCCtgtgctctgttttctttctagaGTTGAGGCAGCGGGAGCTGGCAGACTGGCCTGTCCAGACTCCCCATCCTCTGGCCTCGTGCTCGTGTCTGGCCGCTGGCTCTCTGGCTCCTCCAAGGAGGAGGCAGGGCACCGATTCTGCACCCCAGGTCCAAGGTCTGCTCCCACGCCTCTGTGGCCCCACGTGCCCTCAGGCATCTGCTACCACGGGAAGAATGCGCTCGGGCAGGCCACAGATCAGCCAGACCAGCTAACCCTCAGGTGCCTCAGCAGAATGGCAGACCCCTAGTCCAGCAGCACTCCCAGACATGCAGCACGCTGGCATGTGTGTCTGGGATCTTGCCATCTGATCCACAGCTATGGCTGACCCCAGCACCTTGTACTGCAGCTTCCTGATCTGCTTCTGAGAGTTCTTGTTTCTGAACCCTCCTTTTTAATGGCATCCAGCTCCCCAGTTCCAACAGCCTCTCCATCCTCCAAGAAAAGGAACAAATGCTCTTGCCTGTCCTGACAGCTGCTGTCCCTTCCTGTTTACACTGGACTGTCATGTCAGGCTCACTCAAACGTCTGGGCACCTTGGCTTTGAGCTCCCAATTACACTGGGGCTCTGGCCACAGTACAGCTGGCTATCAGTAACCAGGTGGTGATCTGAGGAGCCACCCGTGCCCCCAACACTAGGACCTCCAGAATTCTCACGCTCATCTATCCCCATTCTCGGGACAGTGCGGGCGGAGCCCCACCCTACCCAGGGAACCACCTTCCGCATCAGCAGTGTGGAGTCTGCAGGGATCTAGGACCTCATCTCCTTCAGTGCCTGAAGTGGCCCCCCCGCCACCTCCCCTTTTCACCCTCCCCAACCTGTCACCGTGAGGACCCCATCCAGAGTCCCCTCTTCCACAGAGACAAACCTAGTTCTCGGCACTTGAGAAACATCAACTCATAACATCATATCACCCttgggaggcccagagagggcaaacaacttgcccaaggccacacagcaaccACTATATCCTTCCATGGTCCCTTCCATTCTGTAGCTGGAGACCTTTAAAAGCGGACAAAGACTTCCATCccacaaagaaaaatcagaacttAAAAGACTACCATTTTGACACTTTCAGAAACAAAGTTTAAACCATTAATCACCAGATAGAAACTGACCCATGGCAACTGTCATTACAGTATTTTCTCTGAATACAACCCATTCTCATGACAAGGGAGTTTTATAGCTGCAGCATTTGTCAGCACCCTACTTCTCTATTCAATGTTCACCAGACTGGAGGGGGTCTCTTGGGTCCCCCACAAGCTCTTCCAGGAGGGCGAGGCCCAGCCATCACACCAGGACACCCAGTAAAGACAGATGAGCTACTGGTGTAGCCCGAAGGCGGCACCAGCAGCGGCTGGTGGAGGCCAAAGCACAGCTCCAGCTTGCAGCTCCGGATCAACCCCAGTGACCACGGCAACATCCCCATGGCGGAGAAAGGCATGGCCCAGAACCTGCTCATCAGCACTTACCTGATCTGGGCAAAGTGGCAGAGAAGCTCCCAGAGCGACTGGCCTGAGCAGAAAGTGTCTTGCAACCTAGAGCCATCGTCTAACTGCAGAGCAATGCGCACCTGAGGGTGAGACGTCAGAGCCAGGTCAGGAAGAGGAGCGCTGTCCTGGCTGCACCCCGCCCAGGTCTGGTCCTCAGGGTACAGGCGGAGGGTACTGtgtttgctgaattttttttaaataagtgagcACACTGTTTTATGAGATGCTTTTAACAATTATCTCCCAAAACAGAGACACAAGTCTACTATAACCCACAAGGGGGATAAATACTCTGGTCCCTCAGTCAAGTGACAGACACACTAAAGCTCAACGTCCCCAGGTGAGGGACCTTGCTCCGCCCATTGTCACCGGGCAGTGACTCTCTAGGTCCGGCTACTCCTGCCCTTCTGGCCAAGGGGCTTCTCCAGGGCACGCTTATTTACAttgtgtgtgtcagtcgctcagtcaggtccgatctgcgaccccatggactgtaacccaccaggctcctcttccaagggactctccaagcgaaagtactggagtgggttgccattatttACATTAAATCccaataaaagacaaaagagaaacccGTCTGTGGGAAAGCCTGAGGGGGTCTCCAGCCATGCCCAAGGAATCCCCTAGGGAAGTCAGTGTTCCTTCCACATCAAAGGCTGAGAACCACAACTGTAATGGAAAAAGAGATCTATCAGGCTCAGCCCCAGGCGCCTGACTCCCGGTGGGCTCTAGACTGAGAACTCACACCGCTGAGGCCCTAGCCTTGTCTTTCACCCGGGATGAAAACTGCTTCCCTGCAGGGTTGGGAGGATTTGTACTTTGGTTCTTAAAGGACCTGCCTGAGCACAAGAGGGTAGCTATCATCATGATTCTCGTCTGTCCGTAGTAATCCACTACCATTTGCTAAATCCCTAGGAAGCAAAAGCTGCGGATTTGGTAGAAAGCAGTGAGCTGCGGTCGGAAGACTCGGGCTGTGACTTGGGCTGTGCTCTCGCTGCGCCCAGTCAGAGGAAGCCTGCGCCTCACCCTGTCCTCATCCCAGAGCTGAGGCTGCACTGGATGCCACACAGAGAGTCCTGCCGGCTCTAAGATTCTTGGCGACATTCTATGGTGAATGCTGCCAGCATGCCGACATGGACACAGCACAAGTAACCGCCCCCACCCCAAAACACTTCAGCACAAATAATGAAAAGTCTAATTTTCAATCATCAGTTTGGGGAATAGAAAAGTGGCTGTCACCTGACTGAGGATGGGACGAGTGCCTCGCGTGCACAGCCCCACAGCCCACCCATCTGCTCATTCCCAGCGGTCTGAAAGGAAGAGCTGGGAGGTGCGGCCGCCGAGAGCTACCTACCATGTTCTCGGGCCCCTCGCGGCTCCGGGAGATGGGCACCATCTCCAACTTGGCGTTATTGGGCAGGTTGGCGAATCGCCACTGGACAGAGAGGTCAAGCACATTCCTCTGAAACCTGCAAAACAGATCAAAGCCTCAGGCTGCCCCCTGACCTGAACACAGCCCAGCACTGCCAAGAGCAGGGTACGAGCAGACGCCCATGTCTGGCCAGCACTTCCACAGTCCCGGGCAGCAAAGCTGCAAGAACTGAGGGATGGCCTGAGAGCCTGCAAAGACAGGGTGGGTCCCTGACTCCAGTAGCAGGTCTTCTGAAGGAAAGAGACTGAGCACTGATACAGTTCGAGCAAGAACAGTGAGAACACAGACAGGTCACCCCTGGGGCAAAGCAAGCGCCTGCTCCCTCAGACCATGGAGCAGCGATCAGTCCAACTACAAACTCAGAAGATGAAAGCACACGTGGGCACAACTGAAGGGCATGCACCTTGCTCTGCACAGAAAAGTTCTAATGGAACAAAGCCCTGTTGCTACTGCCCGGAGCTGCAGCACTCCAGCCACTGCGGCCAATCGCCTGTACTGCAGGCCACTGGCCAAAATGACCTGCTCCCGTCTCCCCTGCTTCCTGCTATCCTTGGAAGCAGGGCCACAACCCCAAAGACCAGTGACAGAGGCAAAGGTTTTAGAGAATCACAAATGGAATGACCTGACCTAAAATCCCCATGGAGAGCTAGGCCCTCACAGTGGCTGGAATATGGGGATAAAGGGCTGAGACCACCATTCCTGGCTCACAAAGCCAGGTCTTCCAACCCTGGAGCAGCACTGTCTCTCTGTCCACGTCCTGCATGTCTTACAGCTGGGGACCTGGCAACTTAGAGCTTCCAACAGATGAGGAAGAGGCCCGCGTGGGCCCACAGCCTCCTCTGACCCTCATGTACAGAGCTCCTGGATCCAAAGACGGATGGTTCCTGGATGGAACTGGTGGGAGCAAAGTGAACTGGTGAGTCAGGAGGGAAATACCCACAGCCAAGAGGACAGGTAGAGAATCCAGCGACCTCCGAGACACCTGCTGGTCTCCACTGGCAGCCAGCTCTCCTGGGAAGCATGGCCAGGGTTGTGATCAGCCTGCTTCACAAACAGGAAACCCAGATGTAAAGTACCTACAGGGAGCCCAGGCCACCCAAAGGCAGTGCTAGGACCACACTGTACAGCTCCTGATATCCAGCTCAGATCACATCTCGTTTGTGGACTGAAAGAGAGTCAGATACCCACACCTGACAAGAGGAGGGACAGAAAGGGGCTTGGGACTTGGAGGCCTTGACACTGTCTCACCTGGGTGAGGGCCGGGAAGGTGTTAGCCAGGTGGCCGTGGAGCCTGCCTGACCCTGGGCCCACTCCTCCTGACCCTCTCTGCTCCCACAAATGCTATGGAAAGGAGAACCACCACTGTTAACCCTACAGATCACTTGGGAGTGAGGAAAGCTCTTGCCCGTAACAGAAAACAGTACTGCCGTGTGGCCGTGATTTTATGACACAGACAGGGGCCAGAATGATTCACCAGAAGAGTGAATAAGAGAACTTATTTATGCCTCTCAGAAGTCAGACCGTGAGCTCCATTTTTAATGACAGTTTAGGAGGAGAGGGGGAACTACAGCACTGGCAAGAGAACATGAGATTTGAATACACAAGAAGTGGTCACCCAGCAGTATGAATACCAAGATGCCTTTGGAAACAACGGTTTTCTGAACATGCAAAGGGCGTCTGGAACACCTAGGAAAGAAGAACTTTGATACCCATCTTCAACACTTTAGAAATTGCCACACAACAACTTCAACGTTAAGTGCAAGGCAGGACAGCAGAGCTACGGAAAACTCGAGAAGGGAGGCGCTCGGAGCCCT
Proteins encoded in this window:
- the ASPSCR1 gene encoding tether containing UBX domain for GLUT4 isoform X2; this encodes MAAPAGGGGSAVSVLAPNGRRHTVKVTPSTVLLQVLEDTCRRQDFNPNEYDLKFQRNVLDLSVQWRFANLPNNAKLEMVPISRSREGPENMVRIALQLDDGSRLQDTFCSGQSLWELLCHFAQIRECLERPCEASPVCVYMRDEVTGRAALQSTTLQSLGLTGGSAIIRFSMKRCDPASKQEPGASWSKSPGSPTPSMSADQAASSPLLPLNSAGLSQGDVSRKDEAVSPGASCVDGLGPKPADAQAKQISKEPPPAPFVPFSGGGQRLGGSSGSARPLMSSSAKLPKSFSSPAGPSKPKKSRPGQEPQPEPEPPVDRDPVVCHPDLEVLLQAWPAELPDEFFEVTVDDVRRRLAQLKSERKRLEEAPLVTKAFREAQMKEKLQRYPKVVLRVLFPDRYILQGFFRPSETVGDLRDFVRSHLGNPELPFYLFIAPPKTILDDHTLTLFQANLFPAALVHFGPEEPTGACPGRREARPHRQPLTLHPLTWSQLLRKGQWGPLSPAGGQRSL